In Paenibacillus guangzhouensis, a single window of DNA contains:
- a CDS encoding ABC transporter ATP-binding protein, producing the protein MEVVRLENVVKSYGEGNSRVDALKGINLSIQQGEFVSIVGVSGSGKSTLLHILGGLDRPTSGQVFIGENNIYDYSDNELSIFRRRKVGFIFQFFNLIPVLNVQENIALPMLLDDERVDMTYLDEIIETLGLHERKTHLPSELSGGQQQRVSIGRALINHPHLILADEPTGNLDTKNTKEVMDLLRLTAKKYNQTIVLITHDLAIASASDRVITIEDGSIISDQRLAANKSLTGGE; encoded by the coding sequence ATGGAAGTTGTACGATTGGAAAATGTAGTGAAAAGTTATGGTGAAGGCAATAGCAGGGTAGATGCATTAAAAGGGATTAATCTTTCGATTCAGCAAGGAGAATTTGTCTCCATTGTAGGTGTGTCCGGTTCCGGCAAAAGTACACTGTTGCATATATTAGGAGGGCTGGATCGGCCAACTTCAGGACAAGTATTCATTGGGGAAAATAATATTTACGATTATTCGGATAATGAGCTTTCGATATTCAGAAGAAGAAAAGTAGGATTTATTTTTCAGTTTTTTAATTTGATTCCCGTATTGAATGTCCAGGAGAATATTGCATTGCCTATGTTATTAGATGATGAACGTGTAGATATGACGTATCTCGATGAAATCATTGAAACCTTGGGGCTTCATGAACGAAAGACTCATCTGCCTTCAGAACTATCTGGCGGACAACAGCAACGGGTCTCCATTGGTAGGGCGCTTATCAATCATCCACATTTGATACTGGCCGATGAACCCACAGGTAACCTAGATACGAAAAATACAAAGGAAGTCATGGATTTATTACGATTGACAGCTAAGAAATACAATCAAACCATTGTGTTAATTACGCATGATTTAGCGATTGCATCAGCTTCCGATCGGGTCATTACGATTGAAGATGGTAGCATTATTTCAGATCAACGGCTAGCTGCGAATAAGTCATTGACTGGAGGAGAATGA
- a CDS encoding tetratricopeptide repeat-containing glycosyltransferase family 2 protein has product MIVKNEEDSIDRCLSSVQDIVDEIIIVDTGSTDETKDIVRKYTDQVFDFEWIDDFAAARNFAFSCGSKDYILWLDADDILKNEDRQKFMTLKGGLDPSVDSVTMDYHLAFDEFGNVTSSVRRNRLVKRVNNFRWIGAVHEYLEVWGNILNSDVAITHSSLHHDSNRNLRIYESRLLRGEDFSPRDLYYYANELVDHRMYEQAIVYYDKFLATGKGWIEDNISSCGKLADCYHELGNQEQELASSLRSFQYGSPRAEFCCRLGFHFLQKEDIRTAIFWYRLATQLEQSGDNWGFFNPVCSTWLPHLQLCVCYDRMGEYELAHYHNEIVRKYRPTDPCVLHNKTYLESVLDNHDKVEAGGDRHE; this is encoded by the coding sequence ATGATTGTAAAAAACGAAGAGGATAGTATCGATCGATGCTTGAGCTCTGTTCAGGATATCGTTGATGAAATCATTATTGTAGATACAGGATCGACCGACGAGACCAAGGATATTGTACGTAAGTATACGGATCAAGTTTTCGATTTCGAATGGATAGACGACTTTGCAGCAGCACGCAATTTTGCTTTCAGCTGCGGCTCAAAAGACTATATTTTATGGTTGGATGCGGATGACATTTTAAAGAATGAAGACCGTCAGAAATTCATGACCCTAAAAGGGGGGCTCGATCCATCCGTTGATTCTGTTACGATGGATTATCATTTAGCTTTCGATGAATTTGGAAATGTGACTTCAAGCGTTAGACGCAATCGACTTGTTAAAAGGGTCAATAATTTTCGATGGATTGGTGCCGTTCACGAATACCTCGAAGTTTGGGGGAACATTTTAAATAGCGATGTTGCTATTACGCACAGCAGCCTCCATCATGATAGCAATAGAAATCTTAGAATTTACGAAAGCCGGTTGCTCCGTGGCGAAGATTTTTCGCCAAGAGATTTATATTACTATGCAAATGAACTCGTTGATCACCGGATGTATGAACAAGCGATAGTTTATTACGATAAATTTCTGGCCACGGGAAAGGGGTGGATCGAAGATAATATTTCTTCCTGCGGGAAGCTAGCAGACTGTTATCACGAGCTCGGTAATCAGGAACAGGAGCTGGCATCTTCTTTGCGCTCCTTTCAATATGGTAGTCCTCGAGCCGAATTTTGTTGCCGTTTGGGATTTCATTTCTTGCAGAAGGAGGACATTCGAACAGCGATATTCTGGTATAGATTGGCTACCCAACTTGAACAGTCAGGTGACAACTGGGGGTTTTTCAATCCTGTATGCTCGACTTGGTTGCCCCATCTACAACTTTGCGTATGTTATGACCGAATGGGTGAATACGAGTTAGCTCACTATCATAATGAGATTGTTCGCAAATATCGGCCGACTGACCCATGCGTATTGCATAATAAAACGTATTTGGAATCCGTATTAGACAACCATGATAAGGTAGAAGCCGGAGGGGATCGGCATGAATAA
- a CDS encoding IS110 family RNA-guided transposase: MQYVTKFIGLDVSKEKISVAIADPGRELPRYYGTIAHTPGALRKLIKELGPADSLAFCYEAGPTGYETQRWIESMGASCIVIAPSLMPKRPGDHVKTDRRDSEQLARLFRAGELTAIHVPTRDDEALRDLVRSREAAREDAHRARQRILKFLLRHQIHPPESIQRRWTKKYRVWLAALTFQHEAMEVVFTEMLHALEEIEHRIGRLENALLQQATTGAKSSVIQILQSLRGVAHITAITIAAEIGSFERFRSPTQLMAYLGLVPREYSSGQTTRRGSMTKAGNGHLRRTLVESAWSYRHRPAVKGDLAKRLEGLPAEVQLLSWKAQERLHNKYRRLVFGKSKHKNVAIGAVARELVGFIWAVARIAEQGRS; encoded by the coding sequence ATGCAGTATGTCACAAAGTTTATCGGTTTAGATGTATCAAAGGAAAAAATTTCAGTAGCCATTGCAGATCCAGGCCGTGAACTCCCACGTTACTATGGCACTATTGCGCATACCCCTGGCGCTCTTCGAAAATTAATAAAAGAATTAGGGCCCGCGGACTCTCTTGCATTCTGCTACGAGGCAGGCCCTACAGGCTACGAAACGCAGCGTTGGATCGAATCTATGGGTGCGAGCTGCATTGTCATTGCACCCTCTCTCATGCCAAAACGTCCGGGTGACCATGTCAAAACAGATCGTCGGGATTCAGAGCAGCTTGCTCGTCTTTTTCGTGCTGGCGAGTTGACGGCTATTCATGTACCAACACGTGATGACGAAGCGCTGCGGGACCTTGTTCGTTCCCGCGAAGCTGCTAGGGAGGATGCGCATCGTGCTCGTCAACGGATACTTAAATTTCTGTTGCGGCACCAGATTCATCCACCAGAGTCAATTCAACGACGCTGGACAAAGAAGTATCGCGTCTGGCTCGCAGCGCTAACATTCCAGCACGAAGCTATGGAAGTTGTCTTTACGGAAATGCTTCATGCACTCGAAGAGATCGAGCATCGGATCGGTCGATTAGAAAATGCACTTCTCCAACAAGCTACGACAGGCGCGAAGTCCTCCGTAATTCAGATTCTGCAATCACTACGCGGTGTTGCGCATATAACAGCGATTACAATTGCTGCAGAAATCGGATCATTCGAGAGATTTCGTTCGCCTACGCAACTCATGGCTTATTTAGGACTTGTTCCTCGTGAATATTCGTCAGGTCAGACAACACGAAGAGGCTCTATGACTAAAGCAGGGAATGGACATTTGCGACGTACGCTAGTGGAGTCGGCTTGGAGCTACCGGCACCGGCCTGCTGTTAAAGGAGATCTTGCCAAGCGATTGGAAGGACTGCCTGCCGAAGTACAGTTACTGTCATGGAAAGCGCAAGAAAGATTGCACAATAAATACCGTCGACTTGTATTCGGAAAAAGCAAACATAAAAATGTTGCCATCGGCGCCGTTGCGCGAGAATTAGTCGGATTTATTTGGGCTGTTGCTCGAATTGCAGAGCAAGGAAGATCGTGA
- a CDS encoding lipoprotein BA_5634 family protein, giving the protein MKKLIVFTLVIVIFAGIGFGVKRFIEGPSQSANGILVIASDQDLNKVKALYKDRSKEIIDYKLKLVTTKKVSKLSDRDQKETDQENEARYIKYSVITRSTAEQFIKKGIIRARQNPGSMSIISDPVTAIKELTNGQNLLFALFDETENNQIDLNGQMVPVQYVKHQAWIGYSPTMDLVIVDDQTYNIIKEAESTISLIHFQKDSFDYKDKEKVNKLLEKIRSVYQDSKDKVNFVDVQE; this is encoded by the coding sequence ATGAAGAAATTGATAGTTTTCACGTTGGTTATCGTTATTTTTGCAGGTATTGGATTTGGAGTAAAACGCTTTATAGAAGGACCATCGCAATCGGCGAATGGAATTTTGGTCATCGCATCTGATCAAGATTTGAATAAAGTCAAAGCGTTGTACAAAGATAGAAGCAAAGAAATAATCGACTACAAACTGAAACTGGTTACAACAAAAAAAGTAAGCAAATTATCAGACCGAGATCAGAAAGAAACGGATCAAGAAAATGAAGCACGATATATAAAGTACTCCGTTATTACTCGTTCTACTGCTGAGCAATTCATCAAAAAGGGGATTATTAGAGCCAGACAAAATCCTGGAAGCATGTCTATTATTTCAGACCCCGTTACCGCTATCAAAGAACTAACGAATGGCCAAAATCTGTTATTTGCTTTATTTGACGAAACCGAGAATAACCAAATCGATTTGAATGGTCAGATGGTGCCAGTACAGTATGTGAAACATCAGGCGTGGATCGGATATAGTCCAACTATGGATCTTGTTATTGTTGACGACCAAACTTACAACATAATAAAGGAAGCAGAGTCAACGATCTCATTGATTCATTTTCAAAAAGACAGTTTCGATTATAAAGATAAAGAAAAGGTGAATAAGCTTTTAGAGAAAATCAGAAGTGTCTATCAGGATAGCAAAGACAAAGTAAACTTTGTAGATGTACAAGAATAA
- a CDS encoding response regulator transcription factor, whose amino-acid sequence MSNILLVEDDEALGLAIEFSLKNEGYEVVKASSVKEAKHQFEHQPFDLIVLDIGLPDGNGYDLCLHFKKQSDTSVIFLTALDEEANVVMGLDIGGDDYITKPFRVKELMSRVKVQLRKQARLENSTMIFTSENIKIDMNLVKVYKNHENIPITNLEYKLLLTFMMNAHKALKRDELLQDITGGDEVFFDENTLSVYIRRLRNKIEDDPKNPQFIVTQRGLGYCWSKDVSRK is encoded by the coding sequence TTGAGCAACATATTGCTTGTTGAAGATGATGAAGCTCTTGGACTAGCCATCGAATTTTCGCTAAAAAACGAGGGATATGAGGTGGTCAAAGCCTCTAGTGTTAAAGAAGCAAAGCATCAGTTCGAACATCAACCTTTTGATTTAATTGTTCTAGATATCGGCCTTCCAGATGGAAATGGCTATGATTTATGCTTACATTTCAAAAAACAAAGCGACACATCGGTTATATTCTTAACCGCCCTGGATGAAGAAGCGAATGTGGTCATGGGACTGGATATTGGAGGGGATGATTATATTACGAAACCCTTTCGCGTGAAGGAACTCATGTCCAGAGTGAAAGTGCAATTGCGCAAGCAAGCGCGTCTCGAAAATTCTACTATGATCTTTACATCTGAAAATATAAAAATTGATATGAATCTAGTCAAGGTATATAAAAATCATGAAAACATTCCAATAACGAATTTAGAATATAAACTTCTTCTCACATTCATGATGAACGCTCACAAAGCACTGAAAAGAGATGAACTCCTTCAAGATATAACAGGAGGAGATGAGGTTTTCTTTGATGAGAATACGTTATCTGTATATATTAGGCGTTTACGAAATAAAATTGAAGATGATCCCAAAAATCCGCAGTTCATTGTAACACAAAGAGGATTGGGCTACTGCTGGAGTAAGGATGTGAGCAGAAAGTAA
- a CDS encoding glycosyltransferase family 2 protein produces MNNKARVLIGSPVHQKPAILREFLTSLHRLRQEHMEFGYFYIDDNPGEQASEMLRDFAKSVDRVTVLKSGQLDEYYRNETTHFWNEHLIWKVAEFKNTMIQHAIDEQYDYLFLVDSDLLLHPGTVEQLVAAGKDIISEIFWTSWQSDSAPQPQVWLRDEYTQWEQQRGENLSDEEIAVRYDQFITKLKIPGVYEVGGLGACTLISRSALVAGVNFKPIKNLSFWGEDRHFCVRAVAIGFSLYVDTHFPAYHIYRESDLDKAERSKYEASEHAITPDIGFFSESNGQKTAPSIQRVRNKLTLTMVVKNEEKRFLRQILEEHRKYIDEAVIIDDCSEDNTIDVCLDALKGIPVRLVRNDVSKFNNEVDLRKQQWEETVKTDPDWILNLDADETFERQFANKVHHLLQQNEVDVFCFRLFDFWNETHYREDQLWRSHLTYRPFLLRYRPDFIYKWRETPQHCGRIPENVFELSHRLSELRLKHFGWSKPEDRLDKYQRYLLLDPEAKYGWKEQYLSILDDTPNLIPWVE; encoded by the coding sequence ATGAATAACAAGGCACGTGTGTTAATTGGGAGTCCCGTCCATCAAAAACCAGCCATTCTGCGCGAATTTTTAACCTCTTTGCATCGTTTAAGACAGGAACATATGGAGTTCGGATATTTCTATATTGACGACAACCCGGGCGAGCAGGCAAGTGAAATGCTGCGAGACTTCGCTAAGTCAGTGGACCGTGTTACGGTGCTGAAATCCGGGCAATTGGATGAATATTACCGTAATGAAACCACGCATTTTTGGAACGAGCATCTTATTTGGAAAGTGGCAGAGTTTAAAAATACTATGATCCAGCACGCTATTGATGAACAGTACGATTATTTGTTTCTAGTCGATTCTGATTTGTTGCTGCATCCCGGAACGGTTGAACAATTGGTTGCTGCGGGAAAAGATATCATATCGGAAATTTTTTGGACCTCATGGCAATCAGATTCTGCACCTCAGCCTCAAGTATGGCTTCGAGACGAGTACACGCAGTGGGAACAGCAACGCGGAGAGAACTTAAGCGATGAAGAAATCGCCGTCCGCTACGATCAGTTTATTACAAAATTAAAAATTCCAGGGGTATATGAGGTAGGAGGGCTAGGGGCTTGTACGCTTATCAGTCGCTCAGCGTTAGTAGCCGGAGTGAATTTCAAACCTATTAAGAACCTTTCCTTTTGGGGTGAAGATCGTCACTTCTGTGTTCGTGCTGTAGCAATCGGGTTTTCCTTATATGTTGATACCCATTTTCCAGCGTATCATATTTATCGGGAATCAGACCTGGACAAGGCAGAAAGGTCCAAATACGAGGCTAGTGAACATGCCATCACACCGGATATAGGCTTCTTCTCGGAAAGCAATGGTCAAAAGACAGCCCCTTCTATCCAACGAGTAAGGAATAAATTAACATTGACGATGGTGGTCAAGAACGAGGAAAAGCGGTTCTTGAGACAAATACTGGAGGAACACCGGAAATATATCGATGAGGCGGTGATTATCGATGACTGCAGCGAAGATAACACGATTGACGTTTGCCTGGACGCGCTGAAGGGGATACCCGTCAGGTTGGTAAGGAATGACGTGTCTAAGTTCAACAACGAAGTCGATTTACGTAAGCAACAATGGGAGGAAACGGTGAAAACAGATCCTGATTGGATTTTGAATCTCGACGCGGATGAAACTTTTGAGCGCCAGTTTGCCAATAAGGTTCATCACCTGTTACAGCAAAATGAAGTCGACGTTTTTTGCTTCCGGCTCTTCGATTTTTGGAACGAAACCCATTACAGGGAAGACCAGCTCTGGCGTTCTCACTTGACGTATCGACCATTTTTGCTTCGTTACCGTCCTGATTTTATATACAAATGGAGAGAGACACCGCAGCATTGTGGACGGATCCCTGAGAATGTATTCGAACTTTCTCACCGTCTATCGGAGCTTCGATTGAAACACTTTGGATGGTCTAAACCTGAAGATCGTCTTGATAAATATCAAAGATATCTGTTGCTGGATCCGGAAGCGAAATATGGATGGAAGGAGCAGTATCTATCCATTTTGGATGACACACCGAACCTGATTCCATGGGTCGAATAA
- a CDS encoding tautomerase family protein, whose protein sequence is MPYINLQITKGASREQKAQIVKEFTQTLVNVLGKEPEHTHIVIQEIDEENWGFSGVLTDDFRRSKS, encoded by the coding sequence ATGCCGTATATAAATCTCCAAATAACGAAGGGTGCTAGTAGGGAGCAAAAGGCTCAAATCGTTAAAGAATTTACTCAGACCCTTGTCAATGTACTTGGCAAGGAACCTGAACATACCCATATTGTTATTCAAGAAATTGATGAAGAAAATTGGGGGTTCAGCGGTGTTTTGACAGACGATTTTCGAAGGAGTAAGTCTTAA
- a CDS encoding sensor histidine kinase — translation MKNTELKGYIAILAVLLALFTVYQFITQQLFYNQLKSDSITTWGEITARLVEQNPENETEIMKVLTAHSTDSIQYQEKGRQILRQFGLYEELKSQLFPLHNNHIVRHNLFLYWGLFGFGTILLLVSYMQHKRIFNNIRQLNSAAKKIMDGDYSVVINENKEGDLAKLVVSFRSMKDIIRKSMQDLREEREFLVQMLQDISHQLKTPLSTISIYNEMMLNESMPRQQQVQLLQHNDVQISRMHLLIQNLLKIAKIDARAILFEKEPANLVETIEDALVRLDNMITNRNISIDWNAPKDVIVTHDKLWMQEAVLNLLKNAIEHSESGDEIKITIEDTPIYSELIIQDFGEGIAAEELPHIFNRFYKARGSKKYDSVGIGLALAYSIIEAHQALIKVESKLKAYTKFTITFIKF, via the coding sequence ATGAAAAATACCGAGTTGAAAGGCTACATCGCGATACTAGCCGTTCTGTTAGCGTTATTTACCGTTTATCAATTCATTACACAACAACTGTTCTACAATCAATTGAAAAGTGATTCAATAACAACTTGGGGGGAAATTACTGCAAGATTGGTAGAGCAAAACCCCGAGAATGAAACGGAAATTATGAAAGTCTTAACGGCCCATTCTACTGATTCAATTCAGTATCAAGAAAAAGGGAGACAGATTCTAAGACAGTTTGGATTGTATGAAGAACTAAAGTCGCAATTGTTTCCTTTACACAATAACCATATTGTTCGCCATAATCTATTTTTATATTGGGGATTGTTTGGTTTCGGAACAATTCTGCTATTGGTAAGCTACATGCAGCACAAGAGGATTTTCAATAATATTAGACAGCTGAACTCAGCCGCCAAGAAAATAATGGATGGGGATTATTCGGTTGTGATCAATGAAAACAAAGAAGGGGATCTCGCTAAACTGGTGGTATCATTTCGTTCGATGAAAGATATTATTCGAAAAAGTATGCAAGATTTACGTGAAGAGAGAGAATTTTTAGTACAAATGCTACAGGATATATCCCATCAATTAAAAACGCCGCTTTCAACGATCTCCATCTATAATGAAATGATGTTGAATGAAAGTATGCCGCGCCAACAGCAAGTTCAATTATTGCAACATAACGATGTGCAAATCTCTAGAATGCATCTTTTGATTCAAAATTTGTTGAAGATAGCTAAAATCGATGCAAGAGCCATTTTATTTGAGAAAGAACCGGCCAATTTGGTGGAGACCATTGAGGATGCGTTAGTTCGCTTGGACAACATGATTACGAATCGTAATATTTCGATAGACTGGAATGCTCCGAAGGATGTAATCGTTACTCATGATAAACTATGGATGCAAGAAGCCGTATTGAACTTGCTGAAGAATGCGATTGAACATTCCGAATCCGGAGATGAGATTAAAATTACAATCGAAGATACACCGATTTATTCGGAACTCATAATTCAAGATTTTGGAGAAGGAATTGCTGCAGAGGAATTGCCGCATATATTTAATCGATTCTACAAAGCAAGAGGTTCAAAAAAGTATGATTCGGTAGGAATTGGTTTGGCATTAGCTTATTCTATTATTGAAGCACATCAAGCACTGATTAAGGTGGAAAGTAAATTAAAAGCCTACACCAAATTTACAATTACCTTCATAAAATTTTAA
- a CDS encoding ABC transporter permease produces the protein MIDSYKQLSSRYLKGNIKRTILTLVGIVLSVALISTIGLFMKGSQLSQIENIKKRNGFSFHVDISNYDEAILNKIKYNPQIITYGLMSQGKTISLENVAVQMNFADQHAMEFLTYSLLNGHLPNNEHEAAVDSWTLPYINKNLKLGDSFQLNGETYKLVGLLDNREFTQKSKVGRLLTYKRDFAIGEGRILIEINQKANFNEVLDEIKSFTRSEKLVINEELIRVLKPESNSSILAMLVIVVSIVVVATAVVIYNAFQISVVERMKQFGLLRSIGATRKQIRQIVMREASVLAVIAIPIGIVCSILALAALQFIFIMLLESGTSVSFFYIDWQIILISSLITLSAVMASSYYPAFFAGRISPLLAISSRLSIRKESIKKQKKTVLKKPVSFPLTLALKNVKRNKNRYTITILSIIISSVLFITFSSIMNIAFGTKYVNNESTRSDLTIYLQQDHPVNSIDNETILEQLKSLGNVSEVNEQEFSYQVKLKDINQSSETVTDIQQTVGTKHSITTVNHLDENKTRKESALIIKVLVYGFIAVIALIGSLNIINTITISIIIRRKELAALKSIGMSQKDLKKMIIYEALIYGVSGSLQGIFFGCILSYIIYVAASGILKLEWTIPYVACVITFSAALFISYVSVLIPLRKIQQDNIIDVIRED, from the coding sequence TTGATCGATAGTTATAAACAACTAAGCAGCCGGTATTTAAAAGGAAATATCAAACGAACCATCTTGACCTTAGTTGGAATCGTACTCTCTGTAGCGTTAATATCTACGATCGGCCTGTTTATGAAAGGATCGCAGCTTTCCCAAATCGAAAACATCAAAAAGCGTAATGGCTTTTCGTTTCATGTCGACATATCGAATTACGATGAAGCGATATTGAATAAAATTAAATACAATCCACAAATCATAACGTATGGATTGATGTCACAAGGCAAAACCATTTCGCTCGAAAACGTTGCTGTACAAATGAATTTCGCTGATCAACATGCAATGGAGTTTTTAACCTATAGTCTTCTGAATGGTCATTTACCTAACAATGAGCATGAAGCAGCAGTCGATTCATGGACGCTTCCTTATATCAATAAAAATCTTAAGCTCGGTGATTCATTTCAATTGAATGGAGAAACATATAAACTGGTTGGTTTATTGGACAATCGCGAGTTTACACAGAAGAGTAAAGTGGGCCGATTATTAACCTATAAACGTGATTTTGCCATTGGGGAAGGCCGGATCTTAATTGAGATCAACCAAAAGGCGAACTTTAATGAAGTATTAGACGAGATAAAATCATTTACTAGATCTGAGAAATTGGTAATCAATGAAGAATTGATCAGAGTGTTGAAACCGGAGTCGAATAGCTCGATTTTGGCCATGCTCGTCATCGTCGTTAGTATAGTTGTGGTCGCGACAGCTGTGGTTATTTACAACGCCTTTCAAATCAGCGTTGTTGAGCGGATGAAGCAGTTTGGATTGCTCCGAAGCATCGGCGCTACGCGCAAGCAGATCCGACAGATCGTCATGAGGGAAGCTTCTGTGCTAGCTGTTATCGCCATCCCGATTGGGATAGTGTGCAGCATCTTGGCTCTTGCTGCTCTACAGTTTATTTTCATTATGTTACTAGAATCAGGTACAAGTGTCTCGTTCTTTTACATTGACTGGCAGATTATATTAATCAGTTCACTCATTACCCTCTCAGCGGTGATGGCGTCCAGTTATTATCCTGCTTTTTTTGCGGGTAGAATATCTCCCTTGCTGGCAATCAGCAGCAGGTTATCAATAAGAAAAGAATCGATCAAAAAACAAAAAAAAACAGTGCTGAAAAAGCCGGTTTCTTTTCCATTGACCCTGGCCTTGAAAAATGTAAAAAGAAATAAAAATCGATATACCATTACCATCTTATCGATCATTATAAGCAGTGTATTGTTTATTACGTTCTCATCGATCATGAATATCGCCTTTGGAACCAAGTATGTGAACAATGAATCGACGAGATCGGATCTAACCATCTATCTGCAACAAGATCATCCTGTTAATTCCATAGATAACGAAACCATCTTGGAGCAATTGAAGTCGCTAGGGAATGTCTCTGAAGTTAACGAACAGGAATTCAGTTATCAAGTCAAATTGAAGGATATTAATCAATCTAGTGAAACAGTTACCGATATCCAGCAGACTGTGGGAACAAAGCACTCGATTACAACCGTTAATCACCTAGACGAGAATAAAACAAGGAAAGAATCCGCGCTCATTATAAAAGTACTGGTCTATGGTTTTATTGCGGTTATTGCTCTAATAGGCAGTCTAAATATCATCAATACGATTACGATTAGCATCATCATCAGACGCAAAGAACTGGCTGCATTAAAATCCATAGGCATGTCGCAAAAAGATCTGAAAAAAATGATTATTTATGAAGCGCTCATATACGGTGTGTCTGGAAGCTTACAAGGGATCTTTTTCGGATGTATACTTTCCTATATAATATATGTGGCTGCTTCCGGTATCTTGAAGCTTGAATGGACGATCCCTTATGTGGCATGTGTCATTACGTTTTCTGCCGCATTGTTCATCAGTTATGTATCCGTTCTGATTCCACTGCGTAAAATCCAACAGGATAATATCATTGATGTGATCAGGGAAGATTAA
- a CDS encoding glycosyltransferase, which produces MSRASNGLQGVSIITSTNRPHFFYNILKNYNNQRYPVKELIIILNKENVELAKYQKIAQKYKNVSVYKIPEKESLGRCLNFAVSKTKYPFITKFDDDDFYSPYYLSGQMKVLHQSNANIVGKRHILRISKQKSCSSFAFPNNKISSLV; this is translated from the coding sequence ATGAGTCGGGCATCTAATGGGTTACAAGGGGTATCTATTATAACAAGCACTAACCGCCCACATTTCTTCTATAATATTCTTAAGAATTACAATAATCAGCGTTATCCGGTAAAAGAACTGATTATTATCTTGAATAAAGAAAACGTGGAATTAGCTAAATATCAAAAAATTGCTCAGAAATATAAAAATGTCTCCGTCTATAAGATACCTGAAAAAGAATCTTTAGGTAGATGCCTTAATTTTGCTGTAAGTAAAACGAAATACCCGTTCATCACAAAGTTTGATGATGACGATTTCTACTCACCATATTATTTATCCGGACAAATGAAGGTTTTGCATCAATCTAACGCTAATATTGTAGGAAAACGGCATATCTTGCGTATCTCGAAGCAGAAAAGCTGCTCATCCTTCGCTTTCCCAAACAACAAAATAAGTTCGTTAGTTTAA